The Caldisericaceae bacterium region GAGAGAAAATTAAAGCAGGTCAAAACGTAGGAAAAGGCTCTGACTTTACTCTTTTTGCTCTTAAAGATGGTATTGTAAAATTTACAAAAATAAGGAAGTTTACATCGGTAAGCATCATAGAAAACCGTGAAGAAACCTAAGACATCCTTTATTGATCATGCTTATATCCGGGTAAGATCTGGAAAAGGTGGCGATGGAGCAATAAGTTTTAGAAGAGAAAAGTTTATCCCCAAAGGGGGCCCAGACGGAGGGAACGGAGGAAAAGGCGGAGATGTTATTATAAAGGCTAGTAGATTCCTTACGACCCTCCAGAATTTTTTGTTCAAAAAGCACTTTTTTGCCGAAAACGGAGAAAACGGCGGACCCAGATTAAAGCATGGGAAAAATGGGCGTGATCTTATTATTGAAGTGCCAGTTGGGACTGTTATTATAGATAGAACAAACAATAAAGTCATTGGCGAGTTAAACAAAGATAGTGATTTTCTTGTTGTTGCAAAAGGTGGACGTGGCGGCAGAGGAAACAAGGCGTTTACAACATCGACAGAACGTGCGCCTCGCTATAACGAATTGGGAGAGCCATACGAAGAAAAAGACCTTGAACTTGTTTTAAAAATCTTATCAGATGTGGGTATAGTTGGCTTGCCCAATGCTGGAAAATCAACATTCATTTCAAAGGTAAGTAATGCTCACCCCGAAATTGCACCTTATCCTTTTACAACTATTTATCCAAAAATTGGTGTTGTAAAACTCGATGATTTTAGAAGTTTTGTAATTGCAGATCTTCCTGGGCTTATAAAAGGCGCAGCAAAAGGAAAGGGAATGGGCAATCAGTTTCTCTCACATATTGAAAAAACAAAAGTCATCATGATTTTAATTGACGGCAGCGAAAGAAAACTGATTAAAAATACGTATAAAACTCTTTTAAAAGAACTTGAGAGCTACAATCCCTCACTTATTACAAAAAAAAGAATTGTTGTCATAAATAAAATAGATACTTGGAAAAGAAAAAGAACAAAAGAGATAAAAGACTTTTTTGATAGAGTTCACGAAGAAGTATACTTTATATCTGCACTAAATTCTACCAACGTAAATGAGGTTCTTGAGCGTTTGTATAAACTTGTCCAAGAAACTCATGTTGAAGAGGTAAGAATTCAGGAAGTAAAAGAAATCAAATTGGAGACAGGTAAAGAGCTCATAATTGAAAAAGTTAATGAAAACACGTATAAAGTGAGTAATAAAGAGCTTGAAAGAAGAGTTGAACTTACTGATTTAAACAAAGCAGGAAGCGTTAACGAACTTTTAAGATTTTTTGATAAAATAGCTCTTGAAAAGAGATTAAAAATATACGGTATAAAGGAAGGGGACAAAGTTATCATTGGAAGCAAATCTTTCATCTTCAAAGAAGGTTAAGATTGGCATATATGGTGGTGCATTTAATCCCATTCATATAGGTCATTTGTTTGTGGGGAAAGAATCTATAAGATTATTTAACCTAGATAAAGTAATATTTGTCCCAACCGGGAACCCTGTTTTTAGAAAAAAAGACTTACTCGACAAGTATATACGCGCTCATCTTGTAGAAATTGCCATAGAAGGTGAAACTAATTTTGAAATTTCTTATTTTGAAATAGAAAAAGAAGGTCCTTCTTACTATATTGATACGTTAAGGAATTTTATTAAAGACGGAGTTGATATTTATACAATTATAGGAGAGGATGCTTTTTTAAAGATCACTCTCTGGAAAGACTTTAAAGAGATATTAAGTAATTCTAACTTTATTGTTGCAAAAAGACTGAGCGATAATTTTGCAACATTAAAAGAATTTACAAATGAAAATTTAAATGACTTTACTAAAAAGATATTTACTCTTGAACATCCCCTTTTCCCTATTTCATCAACTCTCATAAGGGAGAGGTTAAAAACGGGTTTGCCAATTTCATACCTTGTGCCAAAACCTGTTGAAAACGAGATTTTAAGGCACGGATACTACACAAAGCGAAGCTCTTTTGGGTAAGGGTTTAGGTATCTTTGTTTTAGTAGATACTTTTCATTAAACCTAATTGTGAAATTTCTTAAAATTTCAATGAGAGTGAATTTATCGACTCTTCCTTCTAAGTATTCTTGAACTAAATCTAGGAAGTGTGCTTTTTCATTAGAAGAAAGTCCATCTTTAAAATATCCAAAAGCATGGAGAAGTGTATTCACATTATTACCTTTAGAAGCATTTTTACTAAAAGATTTTCTAAAGAGATCTGCATAAATAATGTAAACTTGCTCAAGTGGTAAGGTATTTAGGTTTGATAAAAGTTTTCCTAATAATTTTAAATTTGATTGGTTGTATGTGATAAGCATGAGTTTGTATTCAGAGTGAAATTCAAGGATTTTTTCTTTTGAGAGGTCTTCTTTTAGTTGTCTTAAATGTGCAAAAGCAAAAATTTTTGTAAGAAAAAGATCTCGTATGCCTTTATCTATAAGTCTTTTTTCGCTTTCAATGGGAAAGTATGGAAAAAGCAATTTAACATTTCTTGCAAACATTCCTGAAGTTTTTCCAATAATATTTAAGGTCTCTAAATTACTGTAATAATTAACGTCGTTAATACCGCAACTTGGAGATTTTGCCTTTAGAAGAAAACCGTCAACTGAGTCTGTGAGATTTGTTAAGAAACGGACAGAAAAATTTTCCATATCGTTTGTTAAATCTCTTTGGGTATTTTGTTGGAGTAGTTTATCTTTTTCACTCTTTACGATTATTATAGGATCTCTTGGTATCCCTAAGCCAATTTCTACCTCGGGGCATACGGGGGTGTAATCTACAAATTTA contains the following coding sequences:
- a CDS encoding DUF523 and DUF1722 domain-containing protein; this translates as MENFIRPKIVISKCINLAKTRYDGGIIKDEFAEKLSKFVDYTPVCPEVEIGLGIPRDPIIIVKSEKDKLLQQNTQRDLTNDMENFSVRFLTNLTDSVDGFLLKAKSPSCGINDVNYYSNLETLNIIGKTSGMFARNVKLLFPYFPIESEKRLIDKGIRDLFLTKIFAFAHLRQLKEDLSKEKILEFHSEYKLMLITYNQSNLKLLGKLLSNLNTLPLEQVYIIYADLFRKSFSKNASKGNNVNTLLHAFGYFKDGLSSNEKAHFLDLVQEYLEGRVDKFTLIEILRNFTIRFNEKYLLKQRYLNPYPKELRFV
- the obgE gene encoding GTPase ObgE — translated: MKKPKTSFIDHAYIRVRSGKGGDGAISFRREKFIPKGGPDGGNGGKGGDVIIKASRFLTTLQNFLFKKHFFAENGENGGPRLKHGKNGRDLIIEVPVGTVIIDRTNNKVIGELNKDSDFLVVAKGGRGGRGNKAFTTSTERAPRYNELGEPYEEKDLELVLKILSDVGIVGLPNAGKSTFISKVSNAHPEIAPYPFTTIYPKIGVVKLDDFRSFVIADLPGLIKGAAKGKGMGNQFLSHIEKTKVIMILIDGSERKLIKNTYKTLLKELESYNPSLITKKRIVVINKIDTWKRKRTKEIKDFFDRVHEEVYFISALNSTNVNEVLERLYKLVQETHVEEVRIQEVKEIKLETGKELIIEKVNENTYKVSNKELERRVELTDLNKAGSVNELLRFFDKIALEKRLKIYGIKEGDKVIIGSKSFIFKEG
- the nadD gene encoding nicotinate-nucleotide adenylyltransferase, producing the protein MEANLSSSKKVKIGIYGGAFNPIHIGHLFVGKESIRLFNLDKVIFVPTGNPVFRKKDLLDKYIRAHLVEIAIEGETNFEISYFEIEKEGPSYYIDTLRNFIKDGVDIYTIIGEDAFLKITLWKDFKEILSNSNFIVAKRLSDNFATLKEFTNENLNDFTKKIFTLEHPLFPISSTLIRERLKTGLPISYLVPKPVENEILRHGYYTKRSSFG
- the rpmA gene encoding 50S ribosomal protein L27: MGKKRSKVNGRDSNPKYLGVKLFDGQFAKAGNIIVRQRGEKIKAGQNVGKGSDFTLFALKDGIVKFTKIRKFTSVSIIENREET